The Tessaracoccus timonensis sequence GGGGTGCGCTGGCGTACGTGCTGCACGAGCAGCTGCACGGTGCAGAGGTGAAACTCGCCCAACTGTGCGCGGAGCTCGTGCAAACGCAGCGCTCGGCGCTCAACCAAATTGTGCTGCGCACGCCGCCTGGTGCCGCGCAGTACTTCGGGTCGGCCTTGGACCAAGCCGGACTTCCGGGCGTGGTTGGCACGATTGCGGGCGATGACACGGTGCTCGTGATTACGGAGTCCGAGCAAGCAGCAGGCGTCTTGATGGCGCGGCTGAATACTATGACCATGACTGGACGACCGATGGAGGAATCGTGACTGAGGGAAAGCTGTGGGGCG is a genomic window containing:
- a CDS encoding arginine repressor, with product MNDASRAGRQAILRQIITEGRFTSQAELVDALDAQGIAASQSTLSKDLHAIGAVRQRTAGGALAYVLHEQLHGAEVKLAQLCAELVQTQRSALNQIVLRTPPGAAQYFGSALDQAGLPGVVGTIAGDDTVLVITESEQAAGVLMARLNTMTMTGRPMEES